In Stigmatopora nigra isolate UIUO_SnigA chromosome 18, RoL_Snig_1.1, whole genome shotgun sequence, one genomic interval encodes:
- the eif2ak1 gene encoding eukaryotic translation initiation factor 2-alpha kinase 1 isoform X1 — protein MNMYGLASANRLLLSDECSSSSSNNNILVPRGCLLKAVGHHEGTLPSLATEEDDEVHFDTSDSDNHHEVLMAGGRYPSVQEFASAIPNHLLLGSLLEHLCFVYESNPARSRMLFKVIGQRLAAMNLLSPLAISDEFSTVRLQHNRAFTELLHNASSSLYPQEQQQLGMNKHNSALRLKEGLFQAQTSRYLSEFEEIGKIGKGSYGNVYKVVNKLDGQRYAVKKILIRKVSKNDCMRVLREVKVLSSLQHVNVVGYHTAWMEHVQPTFTDSLFPSLASPAHEDVSDEDPDDSSSSFSVVFQSLSQPQSAAQSGDARAKPLQEMAQGVCPKMMRRIPENYVPCVFLGQRGSVQTANCPAVGWESSRREESSEDSVELNNNNESSVENKCEQYSSIEHKARPSKEVQLHLMLYIQMQLCERSLKDWMTERNSKPKEKQSPTCPYGCVNTEHAFSLLRKILEGVEYIHSRGIIHRDLKPRNIFLNGHDCHVRIGDFGLACSGLILDSHGNNLSPIDDSSHTTGVGTFVYASPEQLRSSHYDSKSDMYSIGVLALELFQPFGTEMERVRTLSDLREGKIAKSFSDSWPVLATYILKLTSMEPSVRPSASELLQSELFCNKDVVIYGLQKKVEEQEEEILHLRKQIQRLQSSRTTFQSCPGWESTEPLSGSL, from the exons ATGAACATGTACGGGTTAGCGTCTGCCAACAGACTATTGTTATCTGATGAATGTTCTAGCAGTAgcagtaataataatattctaGTTCCACGAGGCTGTCTGCTTAAAGCCGTTGGTCATCACGAAGGCACCCTTCCAAGTCTTGCTACCGAAGAGGACGATGAAGTGCACTTTGACA CTTCCGACAGTGACAACCACCATGAAGTTCTCATGGCAGGTGGGCGCTACCCGTCGGTTCAAGAGTTTGCCTCGGCTATCCCCAACCACCTCCTCCTGGGATCTCTACTGGAGCATCTCTGCTTTGTTTATGAGAGTAACCCAGCACGCTCTCGAATGCTATTTAAAG TTATTGGCCAACGCTTAGCTGCGATGAATCTTCTCTCCCCACTGGCCATTAGTGACGAGTTCAGCACCGTCAGACTCCAACACAACCGGGCCTTTACTGAGTTGCTACATAATGCTAGCTCGTCTCTGTATCCACAG GAACAGCAGCAGCTTGGCATGAATAAGCACAATTCAGCTTTAAG GCTGAAAGAAGGTCTCTTTCAGGCACAGACTTCACGTTACCTCAGCGAATTTGAAGAAATTGGAAAAATTGGCAAAGGATCTTATGGAAATGTTTATAAG GTGGTGAACAAACTAGACGGACAGCGCTACGCCgtgaaaaaaattctcattCGAAAAGTCTCCAAGAATGACTGCATGCGG GTCCTGAGAGAAGTGAAAGTGCTGTCCAGCCTGCAGCACGTCAATGTCGTCGGGTATCACACTGCATGGATGGAGCACGTTCAGCCCACAT TTACCGACTCCCTCTTCCCCTCACTGGCTTCACCTGCACACGAAGACGT ATCGGATGAGGACCCCGACGACAGTAGCTCAAGTTTCTCAGTCGTTTTCCAAAGCCTTAGCCAACCGCAATCGGCCGCTCAGAGCGGCGACGCACGTGCCAAACCCCTGCAAGAAATGGCTCAGGGAGTGTGTCCGAAAATGATGCGACGAATCCCAGAGAACTACGTCCCCTGCGTGTTTTTGGGGCAGAGGGGGTCCGTCCAAACGGCCAATTGTCCTGCTGTGGGTTGGGAGTCTTCGAGGCGGGAGGAGTCCAGCGAGGACAGCGTCGAGCTCAATAACAACAATGAGTCTTCTGTGGAAAACAAGTGTGAGCAGTACAGTAGTATTGAACACAAAGCAAGGCCCTCCAAAGAG GTTCAGCTCCACTTGATGCTCTACATCCAGATGCAGTTATGCGAACGGTCCCTCAAAGACTGGATGACCGAAAGGAATTCCAAACCCAAGGAGAAGCAATCCCCAACAT gCCCTTATGGATGTGTGAACACTGAGCATGCCTTTAGTCTACTAAGAAAGATACTTGAAGGGGTTGAGTATATTCACTCCCGAGGAATTATTCACAGAGACCTTAAG CCAAGAAACATTTTCCTCAACGGTCACGACTGTCATGTTCGTATTGGCGACTTTGGTTTGGCCTGCAGTGGTCTCATACTAGATAGTCACGGGAACAACTTGTCCCCCATTGACG ATTCCTCACACACTACAGGCGTTGGTACATTTGTGTACGCTTCACCAGAACAACTAAGGAGCTCACATTATGATTCAAAG TCCGACATGTACAGCATTGGGGTGCTTGCTCTTGAACTTTTCCAGCCTTTCGGAACAGAAATGGAGCGAGTGCGGACGCTGAGTGACCTTAGAGAGGGAAAAATTGCCAAATCCTTCAGCGACAGCTGGCCCGTCCTCGCCACTTACATCTTGAAGTTGACTAGCATGGAGCCCAGTGTACGGCCCAGCGCCAGTGAGCTTCTGCAGAGTGAACTCTTCTGCAATAAAGATGTG GTCATCTATGGTTTGCAGAAAAAGgttgaagaacaagaagaagaaattcTTCATCTGCGAAAACAAATACAGCGGCTACAAAGTTCACGGACCACTTTTCAAAGTTGTCCGGGTTGGGAAAGTACAGAACCCCTTAGTGGTTCGCTTTAG
- the eif2ak1 gene encoding eukaryotic translation initiation factor 2-alpha kinase 1 isoform X2, translated as MERKEISIVEIIAKVIEEASDSDNHHEVLMAGGRYPSVQEFASAIPNHLLLGSLLEHLCFVYESNPARSRMLFKVIGQRLAAMNLLSPLAISDEFSTVRLQHNRAFTELLHNASSSLYPQEQQQLGMNKHNSALRLKEGLFQAQTSRYLSEFEEIGKIGKGSYGNVYKVVNKLDGQRYAVKKILIRKVSKNDCMRVLREVKVLSSLQHVNVVGYHTAWMEHVQPTFTDSLFPSLASPAHEDVSDEDPDDSSSSFSVVFQSLSQPQSAAQSGDARAKPLQEMAQGVCPKMMRRIPENYVPCVFLGQRGSVQTANCPAVGWESSRREESSEDSVELNNNNESSVENKCEQYSSIEHKARPSKEVQLHLMLYIQMQLCERSLKDWMTERNSKPKEKQSPTCPYGCVNTEHAFSLLRKILEGVEYIHSRGIIHRDLKPRNIFLNGHDCHVRIGDFGLACSGLILDSHGNNLSPIDDSSHTTGVGTFVYASPEQLRSSHYDSKSDMYSIGVLALELFQPFGTEMERVRTLSDLREGKIAKSFSDSWPVLATYILKLTSMEPSVRPSASELLQSELFCNKDVVIYGLQKKVEEQEEEILHLRKQIQRLQSSRTTFQSCPGWESTEPLSGSL; from the exons ATGGAACGAAAAGAAAtaagtattgttgaaattaTAGCCAAAGTCATTGAAGAAG CTTCCGACAGTGACAACCACCATGAAGTTCTCATGGCAGGTGGGCGCTACCCGTCGGTTCAAGAGTTTGCCTCGGCTATCCCCAACCACCTCCTCCTGGGATCTCTACTGGAGCATCTCTGCTTTGTTTATGAGAGTAACCCAGCACGCTCTCGAATGCTATTTAAAG TTATTGGCCAACGCTTAGCTGCGATGAATCTTCTCTCCCCACTGGCCATTAGTGACGAGTTCAGCACCGTCAGACTCCAACACAACCGGGCCTTTACTGAGTTGCTACATAATGCTAGCTCGTCTCTGTATCCACAG GAACAGCAGCAGCTTGGCATGAATAAGCACAATTCAGCTTTAAG GCTGAAAGAAGGTCTCTTTCAGGCACAGACTTCACGTTACCTCAGCGAATTTGAAGAAATTGGAAAAATTGGCAAAGGATCTTATGGAAATGTTTATAAG GTGGTGAACAAACTAGACGGACAGCGCTACGCCgtgaaaaaaattctcattCGAAAAGTCTCCAAGAATGACTGCATGCGG GTCCTGAGAGAAGTGAAAGTGCTGTCCAGCCTGCAGCACGTCAATGTCGTCGGGTATCACACTGCATGGATGGAGCACGTTCAGCCCACAT TTACCGACTCCCTCTTCCCCTCACTGGCTTCACCTGCACACGAAGACGT ATCGGATGAGGACCCCGACGACAGTAGCTCAAGTTTCTCAGTCGTTTTCCAAAGCCTTAGCCAACCGCAATCGGCCGCTCAGAGCGGCGACGCACGTGCCAAACCCCTGCAAGAAATGGCTCAGGGAGTGTGTCCGAAAATGATGCGACGAATCCCAGAGAACTACGTCCCCTGCGTGTTTTTGGGGCAGAGGGGGTCCGTCCAAACGGCCAATTGTCCTGCTGTGGGTTGGGAGTCTTCGAGGCGGGAGGAGTCCAGCGAGGACAGCGTCGAGCTCAATAACAACAATGAGTCTTCTGTGGAAAACAAGTGTGAGCAGTACAGTAGTATTGAACACAAAGCAAGGCCCTCCAAAGAG GTTCAGCTCCACTTGATGCTCTACATCCAGATGCAGTTATGCGAACGGTCCCTCAAAGACTGGATGACCGAAAGGAATTCCAAACCCAAGGAGAAGCAATCCCCAACAT gCCCTTATGGATGTGTGAACACTGAGCATGCCTTTAGTCTACTAAGAAAGATACTTGAAGGGGTTGAGTATATTCACTCCCGAGGAATTATTCACAGAGACCTTAAG CCAAGAAACATTTTCCTCAACGGTCACGACTGTCATGTTCGTATTGGCGACTTTGGTTTGGCCTGCAGTGGTCTCATACTAGATAGTCACGGGAACAACTTGTCCCCCATTGACG ATTCCTCACACACTACAGGCGTTGGTACATTTGTGTACGCTTCACCAGAACAACTAAGGAGCTCACATTATGATTCAAAG TCCGACATGTACAGCATTGGGGTGCTTGCTCTTGAACTTTTCCAGCCTTTCGGAACAGAAATGGAGCGAGTGCGGACGCTGAGTGACCTTAGAGAGGGAAAAATTGCCAAATCCTTCAGCGACAGCTGGCCCGTCCTCGCCACTTACATCTTGAAGTTGACTAGCATGGAGCCCAGTGTACGGCCCAGCGCCAGTGAGCTTCTGCAGAGTGAACTCTTCTGCAATAAAGATGTG GTCATCTATGGTTTGCAGAAAAAGgttgaagaacaagaagaagaaattcTTCATCTGCGAAAACAAATACAGCGGCTACAAAGTTCACGGACCACTTTTCAAAGTTGTCCGGGTTGGGAAAGTACAGAACCCCTTAGTGGTTCGCTTTAG
- the usp42 gene encoding ubiquitin carboxyl-terminal hydrolase 42, with protein MTIVDRSSENSDHESVGCKRSPFSSGDGMDSSCSSSWAVGPTLPSDSPRLKGPGGCLGPTPGAVVYNSTPPSVDRSKEQVLCSGDGIDVPQKVLFSPERLTLKWNQVHRIGAGLQNVGNTCFLNSALQCLTYTPPFANYMLSREHSKTCHEPGFCMMCTMQNHIIQVFANSGNVIKPIGVLNELKRIAKHFRYGSQEDAHEFIRYTVDAMQKSCLPGTKLDRQTQATTFIHQVFGGYLRSRVKCLNCKAVSDTFDPFLDITLEIKMAPSVSKALEQFVKPEQLDGENAYKCSKCKKMVTASKRFTIHRSSNVLTLSLKRFANFSGGKITKDVKYLEYLDLRPFMSQSQGDAQLYGLFAVLVHSGFSCHAGHYFCYIKASNGQWFQMNDSSVTVSDIRSVLNQQAYVLFYIKSSDGKKEGDCGLMTHNSAVPGQSSPRPVVTPRINTAGGQHNNFIGPQLPPNMAKTSLHVNGNGSLRDGPKASNSTTTLPGKPKDVAPSSSSTAPSAIPEQEKRLKLSFSIGQGKPNRPASSQSSSGASSTSGSSAPSDARFIPRQLNHVNGTARSNGEHQGGGSGPAFLVPYSQELSEDSDQENEGSSENGRPPKARLNGNKRAGEELANGDSEARHNGNGLNGIGPKSNQNGHHCGLENGNGHHGAKKILVPNKGNSSEGTLPVNGLSSDHHQASNEVSPPPSLHNTQLSTGESQLVSPDARTPRVSDPRPQQSASSSADRVNSSTPSESTPIGPEASPASTGAPFPKAPPPTDVAPTDGSTPTAPEKEPFRTSPPAPRGYERRSSRERGRDRQHPSDWSRDRRDYRDRSQERDGNRHRRDWRDHHYQQRSCRDPEYYHREWGSERRWERPAAHHPRERDRDRCSHHYHFYHHQHPQHHRSREARDYDRRGSSHRYESHGRWKRHPDDREFREARERDRDYYSSYNDGSSEEQHHRRSSEERRGKRHKKAKKSKDKERYRDSGSSDSERGHELKKKKQRWPQSGREERQDRKRRHSKDDEHERTPEKRRRVYDVSPDALEPFHNQFNGYAGNGYSQANGVFH; from the exons ATGACCATTGTTGACAGATCCTCCGAAAACTCTGACCACGAGTCAGTCGGTTGCAAGAGATCCCCCTTCAGCAGTGGGGACGGGATGGACAGCAGCTGTTCTAGCAGCTGGGCGGTGGGCCCCACCCTGCCCTCTGATTCGCCCCGGCTGAAGGGTCCGGGTGGATGCTTGGGTCCCACGCCCGGCGCCGTCGTCTACAATAGTACGCCTCCCTCGGTGGACAGATCCAAAGAGCAAG TGTTGTGCAGCGGCGACGGCATCGACGTGCCGCAGAAGGTTCTCTTCTCTCCCGAGCGCCTCACCCTCAAATGGAACCAAGTTCACCGCATAGGTGCCGGCCTCCAGAACGTGGGCAACACGTGTTTCCTCAACTCAGCCCTGCAGTGTCTCACCTACACGCCGCCGTTCGCCAACTACATGCTGTCGCGGGAGCACTCGAAAACAT GTCACGAGCCGGGTTTCTGCATGATGTGCACCATGCAAAATCACATCATTCAGGTTTTCGCCAACTCTGGGAATGTCATCAAGCCCATTGGTGTCCTGAATGAGCTCAAAA GGATCGCAAAGCACTTTCGTTATGGAAGTCAGGAGGACGCCCATGAATTTATTAGGTACACGGTGGACGCTATGCAAAAGTCCTGCTTACCTGGAACCAA ATTGGACAGGCAAACGCAGGCTACCACTTTCATTCATCAGGTATTTGGTGGTTACCTAAGGTCCAGAG TGAAATGTTTAAACTGCAAAGCAGTTTCGGATACATTTGACCCTTTTCTGGACATAACTCTGgaaattaaa ATGGCCCCAAGTGTCTCAAAGGCCCTGGAGCAGTTTGTCAAGCCAGAGCAGCTGGATGGGGAAAATGCCTACAAGTGCTCCAA gtgcaaaaaaatggtgacCGCATCAAAGAGGTTCACTATCCATCGCAGTTCCAACGTCCTCACCCTGTCTTTGAAGCGCTTTGCTAACTTTAGTGGAGGCAAAATCACAAAA GATGTCAAATATCTGGAGTATCTGGACCTGCGGCCCTTCATGTCCCAGTCGCAAGGAGACGCTCAACTCTACGGCTTGTTTGCGGTTCTCGTCCACTCTGGATTCAGCTGCCATGCCGGACACTACTTTTGCTATATTAAG GCGAGCAACGGTCAGTGGTTTCAGATGAATGATTCCTCAGTGACTGTCAGCGACATTCGCTCTGTTCTTAACCAACAGGCTTATGTTCTTTTCTACATCAA GTCCAGCGACGGAAAGAAAGAAGGGGACTGTGGTCTCATGACCCACAACTCGGCCGTTCCCGGCCAGTCGTCGCCGAGACCGGTGGTTACACCGCGCATCAACACAGCTGGTGGTCAACACAACAACTTCATTGGACCCCAGCTCCCCCCCAACATGGCTAAG ACTTCTCTCCATGTGAACGGGAACGGCTCTCTGAGGGACGGTCCCAAAGCCAGCAACAGCACGACGACGCTTCCCGGAAAACCAAAGGACGTCGCCCCATCCTCTTCCTCCACGGCACCCTCGGCGATCCCAGAGCAGGAGAAGCGCCTCAAGCTTTCCTTCTCCATCGGCCAAGGCAAACCCAATCGGCCGGCCTCTTCCCAGTCGTCGTCCGGCGCGTCCTCGACGTCCGGCTCTTCGGCGCCCTCCGACGCCCGCTTCATCCCGCGACAGCTTAACCACGTCAACGGCACGGCGCGTAGTAACGGCGAGCACCAGGGTGGGGGGAGCGGCCCGGCCTTCTTGGTGCCCTACAGCCAAGAGTTGTCGGAGGACTCGGACCAGGAGAACGAGGGCTCCTCGGAGAATGGTCGCCCGCCCAAGGCTCGCTTGAACGGAAACAAAAGAGCGGGCGAGGAGTTGGCCAATGGGGACTCGGAAGCGCGGCACAACGGAAACGGTTTGAATGGGATCGGGCCCAAAAGTAACCAAAATGGACACCATTGTGGACTTGAAAACGGCAATGGCCATCATGGGGCCAAAAAG atCTTGGTTCCTAACAAAGGAAATTCATCTGAAGGGACTCTGCCCGTAAATGGACTTTCCTCAGACCACCACCAAGCAAG CAACGAGGTGTCCCCGCCCCCTTCTCTTCATAACACCCAATTGTCCACCGGCGAAAGCCAGCTGGTCTCGCCAGACGCCAGGACGCCCCGCGTGTCCGACCCCCGTCCTCAGCAAAGCGCCTCCTCTTCCGCCGACCGCGTCAACTCGTCCACGCCGAGCGAGTCGACGCCCATCGGCCCGGAGGCCTCTCCCGCCTCCACGGGTGCCCCCTTCCCGAAGGCCCCGCCCCCCACGGACGTGGCGCCGACCGACGGCTCGACGCCAACGGCGCCCGAGAAGGAGCCCTTCCGGACAAGTCCGCCGGCTCCCAGGGGCTACGAGAGGAGGTCGTCGCGGGAAAGGGGGCGGGATAGGCAGCACCCTTCCGACTGGAGCCGGGACAGAAGAGACTACCGGGACCGAAGTCAGGAGCGGGACGGAAATCGCCACAGGAGGGACTGGAGAGACCACCATTACCAGCAACGTTCGTGCAGGGATCCCGAGTATTACCACCGGGAGTGGGGGAGCGAGCGTCGCTGGGAACGCCCCGCCGCCCACCACCCCCGGGAACGGGACCGCGACCGCTGCTCGCAccactaccacttctaccaccaTCAGCATCCCCAACACCACCGGTCCAGGGAGGCGCGCGATTACGACCGAAGGGGGTCCAGCCACCGCTACGAGTCGCACGGACGATGGAAGCGGCACCCGGACGACCGGGAATTTCGCGAGGCCAGGGAAAGGGACAGGGACTACTACTCCTCGTACAATGACGGTTCGTCGGAGGAGCAACATCACAGACGGAGCTCCGAGGAACGCCGcggaaaaagacacaaaaaggcCAAGAAATCTAAGGATAAAGAGCGATACCGGGACAGTGG AAGCTCCGATTCGGAACGAGGCCACGAACTGAAAAAGAAGAAACAGCGGTGGCCGCAGAGCGGGCGCGAAGAGCGGCAGGACCGCAAACGCCGTCACTCCAAGGACGACGAGCACGAGCGCACGCCGGAGAAGCGCCGCCGCGTCTACGACGTCAGCCCAGACGCGCTCGAGCCGTTTCACAACCAATTCAACGGATACGCGG GAAACGGTTACAGCCAAGCCAATGGCGTCTTTCATTGA